In Haloplanus rubicundus, one DNA window encodes the following:
- a CDS encoding DUF7553 family protein — MVHEELQRASEELQAAAEAADGEERERLEGQAEAFAKLAKSGTDHGRLARHENALREIKAATGETVGEHVDAAMASITAYRETLDGV; from the coding sequence ATGGTACACGAGGAACTCCAGCGAGCGAGCGAGGAACTGCAGGCCGCGGCCGAGGCGGCCGACGGCGAGGAACGCGAGCGTCTGGAAGGGCAGGCCGAGGCGTTCGCGAAACTGGCGAAAAGCGGGACGGACCACGGCCGCCTCGCCCGCCACGAGAACGCGCTGCGGGAGATCAAGGCGGCGACGGGTGAGACGGTGGGCGAACACGTCGACGCGGCGATGGCGTCGATCACCGCCTACCGCGAGACGCTGGACGGTGTGTGA
- a CDS encoding DUF7090 family protein — translation MDYTLAIDGAPETIPGGTGVLLLHPSIGETDRIDTDFLKTDTDNFLVISTRTTAREVEQKLEHYDVDESRADILDTLSVERGYSRRPSDRVHYVASPDDLDGIVAKTEAFLDSHGGKRRVSVDSLTEMAYYADEERVYEATKQILELLAEYDAVGLFHLSKEVHDEETLERFRDLFDGVLDLGVDGGVAVDFVDD, via the coding sequence ATGGATTACACGCTCGCCATCGACGGCGCGCCGGAGACCATCCCCGGCGGGACTGGGGTGCTCCTCCTCCACCCGAGCATCGGCGAGACCGACCGGATCGACACCGACTTTCTGAAGACCGACACCGACAACTTCCTCGTCATCTCGACCCGAACCACCGCCCGCGAGGTCGAACAGAAACTCGAACACTACGACGTCGACGAGTCGCGAGCGGACATCCTCGACACCCTCTCCGTCGAGCGGGGCTACTCCCGACGCCCCTCGGATCGGGTTCACTACGTCGCCTCGCCCGACGACCTAGACGGCATCGTCGCCAAAACCGAGGCGTTCCTCGACTCCCACGGCGGGAAGCGCCGGGTGAGCGTCGACTCGCTCACCGAGATGGCGTACTACGCCGACGAGGAGCGGGTGTACGAGGCGACGAAACAGATCCTCGAACTCCTGGCGGAGTACGACGCCGTCGGTCTCTTCCACCTCTCGAAAGAGGTCCACGACGAGGAGACGCTGGAACGCTTCCGCGACCTGTTCGACGGCGTCCTCGATCTCGGCGTCGACGGCGGCGTGGCCGTCGACTTCGTCGACGACTGA
- a CDS encoding Cdc6/Cdc18 family protein: protein MDSNDTPPDERPDAERSDDTDLRDAPARDRTADISRDVDIDDVLDDEEDDSQGLFDDLLSGEPIFENKEVLRPSYTPHELPHRNEQINQMATILVSALRGDTPSNILIYGKTGTGKTASAKFVSKELESTSQKYDVPCEVEYINCEVTDTQYRVLAQLANKFIEKNRAVVEDRLDELADLRSAVTDGGETLIDTQFDSLDAVEDRVETLESDLEGMEPVPMTGWPTDRVYSSFFEAVDYHERVVVIMLDEIDKLVEKSGDDTLYNLSRMNSELDNSRISIMGISNDLKFTDFLDPRVKSSLGEEEIVFPPYDANQLRDILQHRADVAFKGNALTEDVIPLCAAFAAQEHGDARRALDLLRTAGELAERGQADTVEEEHVRQAQDKIELDRVVEVVRTLPTQSKIVLFAIILLEKNGVHNINTGEVYNIYKRLCEEIDADVLTQRRVTDLISELDMLGIVNAVVVSKGRYGRTKEISLSVPVEETEAVLLSDSRLGNIEDAQPFVQARFDN from the coding sequence ATGGATTCAAACGATACACCGCCCGACGAACGCCCTGATGCCGAGCGGTCCGACGACACGGATCTCCGTGACGCCCCCGCACGCGACCGGACCGCCGACATCTCCCGCGACGTCGACATCGACGACGTCCTCGACGACGAGGAAGACGACAGCCAGGGGCTGTTCGACGACCTGCTCTCCGGCGAACCGATCTTCGAGAACAAGGAGGTTCTCCGTCCCTCCTACACACCGCACGAACTCCCGCATCGAAACGAGCAGATCAACCAGATGGCGACCATCCTCGTCTCGGCGCTCCGCGGCGACACCCCGTCGAACATCCTCATCTACGGGAAGACGGGGACGGGCAAGACGGCGAGTGCGAAGTTCGTCAGCAAGGAACTCGAATCCACCTCCCAGAAGTACGACGTTCCCTGCGAGGTGGAGTACATCAACTGCGAAGTGACCGACACCCAGTATCGGGTGCTCGCCCAGCTCGCGAACAAGTTCATCGAGAAGAACCGGGCCGTCGTCGAGGATCGGCTCGACGAACTGGCCGACCTCCGCTCGGCGGTTACGGACGGCGGCGAGACGCTCATCGACACCCAGTTCGACTCCCTCGACGCCGTCGAGGACCGGGTCGAGACGCTCGAATCGGATCTGGAGGGGATGGAGCCCGTCCCCATGACGGGGTGGCCGACCGACCGCGTCTACAGTTCCTTCTTCGAGGCCGTCGACTACCACGAGCGCGTGGTCGTCATCATGCTCGACGAAATCGACAAGCTCGTCGAGAAATCCGGCGACGACACGCTCTACAATCTCTCCCGGATGAACTCCGAACTCGACAACTCCCGCATCTCGATCATGGGCATCTCGAACGACCTGAAGTTCACCGACTTCCTCGACCCACGGGTCAAATCGAGCCTCGGGGAGGAGGAAATCGTCTTCCCGCCCTACGACGCCAACCAGTTGCGGGACATCCTCCAGCACCGCGCCGACGTGGCGTTCAAGGGGAACGCCCTCACCGAGGACGTCATCCCCCTCTGTGCGGCCTTCGCGGCGCAGGAACACGGCGACGCCCGCCGGGCACTCGACCTCCTGCGCACCGCCGGCGAACTCGCCGAACGCGGTCAGGCCGACACCGTCGAGGAGGAACACGTCCGGCAGGCCCAGGACAAGATCGAACTCGACCGGGTGGTCGAGGTAGTACGCACCCTCCCCACGCAGTCGAAGATCGTCCTCTTCGCGATCATCCTCCTGGAGAAGAACGGCGTCCACAACATCAACACCGGCGAGGTGTACAACATCTACAAGCGCCTCTGCGAGGAGATCGACGCCGACGTGCTCACGCAGCGACGCGTCACCGACCTCATCTCCGAACTCGACATGCTCGGCATCGTCAACGCCGTCGTCGTCTCGAAGGGCCGGTACGGCCGCACGAAAGAGATCAGCCTCTCGGTTCCCGTCGAGGAGACCGAAGCCGTCCTCCTCTCGGACTCCCGCCTCGGCAACATCGAAGACGCGCAGCCGTTCGTACAGGCGCGATTCGACAACTGA
- a CDS encoding AI-2E family transporter: MTLDRRYVLGALFGLIAVGAAVMLADVLGTVFFAVTVAYLLFPLRKELARRRLSPWGASFVSTAAAVIAVGVLALPLILVVVVRIDAIIAFLSALPPTFTVELYGVSATITLAETRAAVVAFGRQIARSFALAIPVLALKLTVFVMVVFALLSRTAETHRAIIALVPHTYRNVVQALSDRTRATLFGIYVLQAATAAGTFVVALVLFFLLGYPYFLTLAVLSAVLQFLPVVGPSILIALLAVAHLAVGDPARAALVFVLGSVLVAWLPDVLIRPRLARETADLPGSLYFVGFVGGLLTLGPVGIIAGPLAVALVVEMGDHLSEELNEVAVSED; the protein is encoded by the coding sequence GTGACGCTCGACCGGCGGTACGTGCTCGGCGCGCTCTTCGGTCTCATAGCCGTCGGAGCCGCGGTCATGCTCGCGGACGTTCTCGGGACGGTCTTTTTCGCCGTGACGGTCGCGTACCTGCTCTTTCCCCTCCGCAAGGAACTGGCCCGGCGTCGGCTCTCGCCGTGGGGCGCAAGTTTCGTCTCGACGGCGGCGGCCGTCATCGCCGTCGGCGTCCTCGCTCTCCCCCTGATCCTCGTCGTCGTCGTTCGTATCGACGCCATCATCGCCTTCCTCTCCGCACTTCCTCCGACGTTCACGGTCGAACTCTACGGAGTCTCGGCGACCATCACCCTCGCCGAGACTCGGGCGGCAGTCGTCGCCTTCGGCCGCCAGATCGCCCGGTCGTTCGCGCTCGCGATTCCCGTCCTCGCGCTCAAGCTGACGGTGTTCGTGATGGTCGTCTTCGCTCTCCTCTCGCGCACCGCCGAGACCCACCGCGCGATCATCGCCCTCGTTCCGCACACCTACCGGAACGTGGTCCAAGCGCTGAGCGACCGAACCCGCGCCACCCTCTTCGGCATCTACGTCCTCCAGGCGGCGACGGCGGCGGGCACGTTCGTGGTCGCGCTCGTTCTCTTTTTCCTGCTCGGCTATCCGTACTTCCTCACGCTGGCCGTTCTCTCGGCGGTCCTCCAGTTCCTCCCCGTGGTCGGTCCGTCGATCCTGATCGCTCTGCTCGCCGTTGCCCATCTCGCCGTCGGCGATCCGGCTCGGGCGGCGCTCGTGTTCGTCCTCGGCAGTGTCCTCGTGGCGTGGCTTCCCGACGTGTTGATTCGCCCCCGACTCGCCCGGGAGACGGCCGATCTCCCCGGAAGCCTCTACTTCGTCGGCTTCGTCGGCGGCCTCCTGACGCTCGGCCCCGTCGGCATCATCGCCGGCCCCCTCGCCGTCGCGCTCGTCGTCGAGATGGGGGACCACCTCTCCGAGGAACTCAACGAGGTGGCCGTCTCTGAGGATTGA
- a CDS encoding sulfurtransferase, with the protein MTEDIVVSVDWLADHLDEVRVVDVRDAWEFDGIGHVPGAVNVPFDRFRRGEGDEGMLPGAERWTALMEEAGIETDDTVVAYDDEHGVFAARFLVTALLYGHENLHLLNGDFSAWSREHETATEAPSVEPSTYAVREPAASPLVDFGTVRAALDSDAVIVDTREEWEYEEGHLPGAVQLDWRELVDAETRGLKPDAELESILGERGITPDRRIVLYCNTARRISHTYVALRHLGYDDVDFYEGSLTEWRERGGPLAGSEVE; encoded by the coding sequence ATGACCGAGGACATCGTCGTGTCGGTCGACTGGCTCGCGGACCACCTGGACGAGGTGCGCGTCGTCGACGTGCGCGACGCGTGGGAGTTCGACGGCATCGGGCACGTCCCCGGCGCCGTCAACGTGCCGTTCGACCGCTTCCGGAGGGGCGAGGGCGACGAGGGGATGTTGCCCGGCGCGGAGCGGTGGACGGCGCTGATGGAGGAGGCAGGTATCGAGACGGACGACACCGTCGTCGCGTACGACGACGAACACGGCGTCTTCGCCGCGCGCTTTCTCGTCACCGCCCTCCTGTACGGCCACGAGAACCTCCACCTCCTGAACGGCGACTTCAGCGCGTGGAGCCGGGAACACGAGACGGCGACCGAGGCGCCGTCCGTCGAACCCTCGACCTACGCGGTGCGGGAGCCGGCAGCGTCGCCGCTGGTCGATTTCGGGACCGTGCGGGCGGCGCTCGACTCCGACGCCGTAATCGTCGACACCCGTGAGGAGTGGGAGTACGAGGAGGGGCATCTGCCCGGCGCCGTCCAACTCGACTGGCGCGAACTCGTCGACGCCGAGACGCGGGGGCTGAAACCCGACGCCGAACTCGAATCGATCCTCGGCGAGCGGGGGATCACGCCCGACCGCCGGATCGTCCTCTACTGCAACACCGCCCGGCGGATCAGCCACACGTACGTCGCGCTCCGGCATCTGGGCTACGACGATGTGGACTTCTACGAGGGGAGCCTGACGGAGTGGAGGGAGCGGGGGGGGCCGCTGGCCGGCAGCGAAGTGGAGTGA
- a CDS encoding OapC/ArvC family zinc-ribbon domain-containing protein: MPHQCTNCERVFPDGSKEMLSGCPDCGGNKFQFKPDSSTPTPTLGDDGTDDAEVSGEPTPTRSVRPGDDADARSPSDGTASDPSPDGTAASNPSPDGTPSDAPTGRAPSAPEPTPDADADYIEAESDPSVLEEDTAQADARRDVVTRDELDDATTPPPSADDAARTIPPDSDDETDGPGIEDLRAELNDQFESIKILEPGQYELNLMELYDRQECIISLQEDGHYVIEVVDTWRDGEP; this comes from the coding sequence ATGCCCCACCAGTGCACGAACTGTGAGCGGGTCTTCCCCGACGGCTCCAAGGAGATGCTTTCCGGCTGCCCCGACTGCGGCGGCAACAAGTTCCAGTTCAAGCCGGATTCGTCGACGCCGACGCCGACGCTGGGAGACGACGGCACCGACGATGCCGAGGTGTCCGGCGAACCAACGCCCACCCGGTCGGTTCGACCCGGCGACGACGCCGACGCCCGGTCACCGTCCGACGGCACGGCGTCCGACCCGTCACCGGACGGCACCGCCGCCTCCAATCCGTCCCCGGATGGCACCCCGTCCGACGCCCCGACGGGTCGCGCGCCGTCGGCCCCGGAACCGACCCCCGACGCCGACGCCGACTACATCGAGGCCGAGTCGGACCCGAGCGTTCTGGAGGAGGACACGGCACAGGCCGACGCCCGCCGTGACGTGGTCACCCGCGACGAACTCGACGACGCGACGACTCCACCGCCCTCGGCCGACGACGCCGCACGGACGATTCCACCCGACTCGGACGACGAAACCGACGGTCCCGGCATCGAGGACCTGCGGGCGGAGCTCAACGACCAGTTCGAGAGCATCAAAATCCTCGAACCCGGGCAGTACGAACTCAATCTGATGGAGTTGTACGACCGCCAGGAGTGCATCATCTCGCTCCAGGAGGACGGCCACTACGTCATCGAAGTCGTGGACACGTGGCGGGACGGCGAGCCGTAG
- a CDS encoding transcription antitermination protein encodes MDGTTLVDTVTDDLETQLSRLGSSKWLYALTDGDMTGEAVRAAAAADAAAAAATFGAWADADGAAETFDALATSAADRRDAVDADVSPADRRVDATLAGLDGAVSRLGGALGYLLVLDRTVGQMVGFFVGDADPSTANQFRDLRDGVDADRSRVVDALDSACADDDWDRAADAATAVVEAAYDDYVERLESMGVKPKNVC; translated from the coding sequence ATGGACGGTACGACGCTCGTCGACACGGTGACCGACGACCTGGAAACCCAACTCTCCCGACTCGGCTCCTCGAAGTGGCTGTACGCCCTGACCGACGGCGACATGACCGGCGAGGCGGTCCGTGCCGCCGCGGCCGCCGACGCCGCCGCGGCCGCCGCGACGTTCGGGGCGTGGGCCGACGCGGACGGTGCCGCCGAGACGTTCGACGCCCTCGCCACGTCGGCGGCCGACCGCCGAGACGCCGTCGACGCCGACGTTTCGCCCGCCGACCGACGCGTCGACGCCACCCTCGCCGGCCTCGACGGGGCCGTCTCCCGCCTCGGCGGCGCCCTCGGCTACCTCCTCGTCCTCGACCGGACGGTCGGGCAGATGGTGGGCTTTTTCGTCGGCGACGCCGACCCCTCGACGGCCAACCAGTTCCGTGACCTCCGGGACGGCGTCGACGCCGACCGGAGCCGCGTCGTCGACGCCCTCGATTCGGCGTGTGCCGACGACGACTGGGACCGTGCCGCCGACGCCGCGACGGCCGTCGTCGAGGCGGCTTACGACGACTACGTCGAACGGCTAGAGTCGATGGGCGTCAAGCCGAAAAACGTCTGCTGA
- a CDS encoding DUF2073 domain-containing protein, with translation MPEATPTDAEDGVQIDLISGARMEGMASMEKIRLILDGVRDGNIVILEEGLSPDEESKLIEVTMTEISPDEFNGIEIETYPRSETADRSFLDRLMGRESTKKLTVIGPANQIQTLHKDENLISALVSRK, from the coding sequence ATGCCTGAAGCCACTCCGACCGACGCCGAGGACGGCGTCCAGATCGACCTCATCAGCGGCGCCCGGATGGAGGGGATGGCGAGCATGGAGAAGATTCGCCTCATCCTCGACGGCGTCCGCGACGGCAATATCGTCATCCTCGAGGAAGGCCTCTCTCCGGACGAGGAGTCGAAGCTCATCGAGGTGACGATGACGGAGATCAGTCCCGACGAGTTCAACGGTATCGAAATCGAGACCTACCCCCGATCCGAGACGGCCGACCGGAGCTTCCTCGACCGGTTGATGGGCCGCGAGTCGACGAAGAAACTCACCGTCATCGGCCCGGCCAACCAGATCCAGACGCTCCACAAGGACGAAAACCTCATCAGCGCGCTCGTCTCGCGCAAGTAG
- a CDS encoding DUF2391 family protein, protein MVGRRRRFRLADTAQQVVGGFLLAGPFVVTEEVWVLAANMTWLQTLLTVAIVFGIGYGALYKADDRDPESETEVGGVPLRFVSLVLVSYCSVFVLAVAFGAPGTFLADTAGGRTVGVGPLQVAVLTLEVTIRAVSVGAVFSVVGAATADSLF, encoded by the coding sequence ATGGTTGGCCGACGGCGACGATTCAGGCTAGCGGACACCGCACAGCAGGTCGTGGGCGGGTTCCTGCTCGCCGGACCGTTCGTCGTCACGGAGGAGGTGTGGGTTCTGGCTGCGAATATGACGTGGCTCCAGACGCTGTTGACCGTCGCCATCGTCTTCGGCATCGGCTACGGCGCGCTGTACAAGGCCGACGACCGGGACCCCGAGAGCGAGACGGAGGTGGGTGGCGTGCCGCTCCGGTTCGTCTCGCTCGTCCTCGTGTCGTACTGTTCGGTGTTCGTCCTCGCCGTCGCGTTCGGCGCGCCCGGAACCTTCCTCGCCGACACCGCTGGGGGACGGACGGTCGGGGTGGGCCCACTTCAGGTCGCCGTCCTGACGCTCGAAGTGACGATCAGAGCGGTCAGCGTCGGCGCCGTGTTCAGCGTCGTCGGCGCCGCGACGGCCGACTCGCTGTTTTGA
- a CDS encoding sulfurtransferase, which yields MSDSAYAKDVLVSADWVENHLEDFQSDDPAHRLVEVDVDTEAYDEGHAPGAIGFNWETQLQDQTTRDILSKDDFEDLLGSHGISEDSTVVLYGDNSNWFAAYTYWQFKYYGHDDVRLMDGGRDYWLENDYPLTEEVPEFSAVDYEASGPRESIRAYREDVENAVERGLPLVDVRSPEEFSGEILAPPGLQETAQRGGHIPGAKNISWAAVTNDDGTFKTREEIADLYAEEGIDGEGTTVAYCRIGERSSVAWFALHELLGYEDTINYDGSWTEWGNLVGAPIEKGN from the coding sequence ATGTCAGACTCAGCGTACGCGAAGGACGTCCTCGTTTCGGCGGACTGGGTGGAAAACCACCTCGAGGACTTCCAGAGCGACGACCCGGCTCACCGACTCGTCGAAGTCGACGTGGACACGGAGGCGTACGACGAGGGCCACGCCCCCGGCGCCATCGGCTTCAACTGGGAGACCCAGCTGCAGGACCAGACCACGCGCGACATCCTCTCGAAGGACGACTTCGAGGACCTGCTCGGCAGCCACGGCATCTCCGAGGACTCCACCGTCGTACTCTACGGCGACAACTCCAACTGGTTCGCGGCCTACACCTACTGGCAGTTCAAGTACTACGGCCACGACGACGTGCGCCTGATGGACGGCGGCCGCGACTACTGGCTGGAGAACGACTATCCGCTCACGGAGGAAGTCCCCGAGTTCTCGGCCGTCGACTACGAGGCGTCCGGTCCCCGCGAGAGCATCCGCGCGTACCGCGAGGACGTGGAGAACGCCGTCGAGCGCGGCCTGCCGCTGGTCGACGTCCGAAGCCCCGAGGAGTTCTCCGGCGAGATTCTCGCCCCCCCGGGACTGCAGGAGACCGCCCAGCGCGGCGGCCACATCCCCGGCGCGAAGAACATCTCGTGGGCTGCCGTCACGAACGACGACGGCACGTTCAAGACCCGCGAGGAGATTGCGGACCTCTACGCCGAGGAAGGCATCGACGGCGAGGGCACCACCGTCGCCTACTGCCGGATCGGCGAGCGCTCCTCCGTCGCGTGGTTCGCGCTCCACGAACTCCTCGGCTACGAGGACACCATCAACTACGACGGCTCCTGGACAGAGTGGGGCAACCTCGTCGGCGCCCCCATCGAGAAGGGCAACTGA
- a CDS encoding Era-like GTP-binding protein: MGLLTGLRDSITRVTERLFSASDPKRIGIYGPPNAGKTTLANRIARDWTGDAIGPESHVPHETRRARRKENVEIERNGRTVTIDIVDTPGVTTKVDYKEFLEHDIDEEDAVRRSREATEGVAEAMHWLREDVDGVIYVLDSTEDPFTQVNTMLIGIIESQDLPVLILANKTDLDDSNVKRIEDAFPQHRTIPLSALEGDNMDEVYDKIAEYFG; this comes from the coding sequence ATGGGACTGCTCACAGGACTCAGAGACAGCATTACACGAGTTACAGAACGACTGTTCTCGGCCAGCGATCCCAAACGCATCGGGATCTACGGCCCGCCGAACGCCGGGAAGACGACGCTCGCAAATCGCATCGCGCGCGACTGGACCGGCGACGCCATCGGCCCGGAGAGTCACGTCCCGCACGAGACTCGGCGGGCGCGGCGGAAGGAGAACGTCGAAATCGAACGCAACGGTCGCACCGTCACCATCGACATCGTCGACACGCCGGGCGTGACGACGAAAGTCGACTACAAGGAATTCCTCGAACACGACATCGACGAGGAGGACGCGGTCCGTCGCTCCCGCGAGGCGACGGAGGGCGTCGCCGAGGCGATGCACTGGCTCCGCGAGGACGTCGACGGCGTCATCTACGTTCTCGACAGCACCGAGGACCCGTTCACGCAGGTCAACACCATGCTCATCGGCATCATCGAGAGCCAGGACCTCCCGGTGCTCATCCTCGCGAACAAGACGGACCTCGACGACTCGAACGTCAAGCGCATCGAGGACGCCTTCCCCCAGCATCGGACGATTCCGCTGTCGGCGCTCGAGGGGGACAACATGGACGAAGTGTACGACAAGATCGCGGAGTACTTCGGGTGA
- a CDS encoding DUF7089 family protein has translation MFERRSLSGELAAVRADHAPDVIVLDVDSDFETLPPAAAEDLGLLVDALDPVTHPAAWVPDDAPRPLHRYAGSDFTIGLPGDGTVTWTRQTDPPIVLCKARAAGTPDAFLDFLIAEALVQVGLDVPESFLPFFGDRYPDLDAAVPLDSASVYQIGAALYDGWLGLQTRPVFRSWADDHPGLHDAWVDAGDRLRDRVADLPGAVARGETEFPDATELACAAIKHGLDLPAPFAALDTTAYVDYGADYAVRWASKTFETLGDE, from the coding sequence ATGTTCGAGCGCCGGTCGCTCTCCGGGGAGTTGGCGGCCGTTCGCGCCGACCACGCCCCCGACGTGATCGTTCTCGACGTCGACAGCGACTTCGAGACGCTGCCGCCCGCGGCCGCCGAGGACCTCGGCCTCCTGGTCGACGCCCTCGACCCGGTCACGCATCCCGCCGCGTGGGTGCCGGACGACGCCCCCCGTCCGCTCCATCGGTACGCCGGATCGGACTTCACCATCGGCCTCCCGGGCGACGGAACGGTCACGTGGACGCGTCAGACCGATCCCCCTATCGTCCTCTGCAAGGCGCGTGCGGCGGGCACGCCAGACGCCTTCCTCGACTTTCTGATCGCCGAGGCGCTCGTCCAGGTGGGTCTCGACGTTCCCGAGTCGTTTCTCCCCTTCTTCGGTGACCGCTACCCGGACCTCGACGCGGCGGTGCCGCTCGACTCCGCGTCGGTCTATCAGATCGGCGCCGCGCTGTACGACGGGTGGCTGGGACTCCAGACCCGGCCTGTCTTCCGGTCGTGGGCCGACGACCACCCCGGGCTCCACGACGCGTGGGTCGACGCCGGCGACCGACTCCGGGACCGCGTCGCCGACCTGCCCGGTGCGGTCGCTCGCGGCGAGACCGAGTTCCCGGACGCGACCGAACTCGCCTGCGCCGCGATCAAGCACGGCCTCGACTTGCCGGCGCCCTTCGCGGCGCTCGATACGACGGCGTACGTCGACTACGGCGCCGACTACGCGGTTCGGTGGGCGAGCAAGACGTTCGAGACGCTCGGCGACGAGTGA
- a CDS encoding SLC13 family permease, giving the protein MASPAPPGMVLVFALIAGALLLFVTERIPSDTTALAVVVALVVFEPWTRVSATEAISGFASPATLTIVAMYMLSEGVQRTGLVDRLGDLLGRATRGSERRLLGATIGTTGLAAGVVNNTPIVAVFIPMITDLAGRHGLSPSKLLLPLSYAAMLGGTLTLVGTATNILASDLSRQLLGHPLSMFEFTKLGVLVFLAGAAYLLTVGRWLTPARIDPDADLTRSFALENHLVRLVVREASPLVGLTVDEAVAEMDADAADLDVLQIERDGESYLATSTDRQLEAGDLLTVRTTLQVANRVATDYGLRHRHRDEVTEDDLSETPHEGTLVEVVIPGESRFVGKRIGDSALDERFDTTVLAVRRGDTVTNRDLDDVELRRGDTLLLQTTAGTVAYLADRDEVFVTHEAEDPGDLDAAARAESAPTPLDPHTPVAAGILVAVIAVAALGLLPIVIAALGGVVAMIVTGCLKPADAYDAVSWNVVFLLAGVLPLGLAMQRTGGDALLSSLLAGSAAVLPLLGVLALVYLLSSLLANVITPVATVVLMIPVAVDTAARIGANRLTFLLGVMFAASTAFMTPIGYQTNLMVYGPGGYRFTDYLRVGAPLQLLVTVVTTLGLATFWGLQ; this is encoded by the coding sequence ATGGCGTCGCCCGCTCCGCCCGGCATGGTGCTCGTGTTCGCGCTCATCGCCGGTGCCCTCCTCCTGTTCGTCACCGAGCGGATTCCCAGCGACACCACCGCCCTCGCCGTCGTCGTCGCCCTCGTCGTCTTCGAGCCGTGGACTCGTGTCTCCGCGACCGAGGCCATCTCGGGCTTCGCCAGCCCCGCGACGCTCACCATCGTCGCGATGTACATGTTGAGCGAGGGAGTCCAGCGGACGGGGCTCGTCGACCGCCTGGGCGACCTGCTGGGCCGCGCCACGCGGGGGAGCGAACGGCGCCTCCTCGGGGCGACGATCGGGACGACGGGTCTCGCGGCCGGCGTGGTGAACAACACCCCCATCGTCGCCGTCTTCATCCCGATGATCACCGACCTCGCGGGACGACACGGTCTCTCGCCCTCGAAGCTCCTCCTCCCGCTCTCCTACGCCGCCATGCTCGGGGGCACCCTGACCCTCGTCGGCACGGCGACGAACATCCTCGCGAGCGACCTCTCCCGACAGCTGCTGGGCCATCCCCTCTCGATGTTCGAGTTCACGAAACTCGGCGTCCTCGTCTTCCTCGCCGGCGCCGCGTACCTGCTCACCGTCGGCCGGTGGCTCACGCCGGCCCGCATCGACCCCGACGCAGACCTCACGCGCTCGTTCGCGCTGGAGAACCACCTCGTCCGCCTCGTCGTCCGCGAGGCCTCCCCGCTCGTCGGCCTGACCGTCGACGAGGCCGTCGCGGAGATGGACGCCGACGCCGCCGATCTCGACGTGTTGCAGATCGAACGCGACGGCGAGTCGTATCTCGCCACCTCGACCGACCGGCAGCTGGAGGCGGGCGACCTGCTCACCGTCCGCACGACCCTGCAGGTCGCCAACCGCGTCGCGACCGACTACGGCCTCCGGCACCGCCACCGCGACGAAGTGACCGAGGACGACCTGTCCGAGACGCCCCACGAGGGCACGCTCGTCGAGGTGGTGATCCCCGGCGAGTCGCGGTTCGTCGGCAAGCGCATCGGCGACTCCGCCCTCGACGAGCGCTTCGATACGACGGTGCTCGCCGTCCGCCGCGGCGACACGGTCACGAACCGTGACCTCGACGACGTGGAACTCCGCCGTGGCGACACGCTCCTCCTCCAGACCACCGCCGGCACCGTCGCCTACCTCGCGGACCGCGACGAGGTGTTCGTCACTCACGAGGCCGAGGATCCGGGTGACCTCGACGCGGCGGCCCGGGCCGAATCGGCGCCCACCCCGCTCGACCCCCACACGCCAGTCGCCGCGGGCATCCTCGTCGCCGTCATCGCCGTCGCGGCCCTCGGTCTGTTGCCCATCGTCATCGCCGCCCTCGGCGGCGTCGTAGCGATGATCGTCACCGGGTGTCTGAAGCCGGCCGACGCCTACGACGCGGTGAGCTGGAACGTCGTCTTCCTGCTCGCCGGCGTCCTCCCGCTCGGCCTGGCGATGCAACGCACCGGCGGCGACGCGCTCCTCTCTTCCCTGCTCGCCGGGAGCGCCGCCGTCCTCCCCCTGCTGGGCGTGCTCGCGCTGGTGTATCTCCTCTCTTCCCTCCTGGCGAACGTCATCACGCCCGTCGCCACCGTCGTCCTGATGATCCCCGTCGCCGTCGACACCGCCGCCCGGATCGGGGCGAACCGGCTCACCTTCCTGCTCGGCGTGATGTTCGCCGCCTCGACGGCTTTCATGACGCCCATCGGCTACCAGACGAACCTGATGGTGTACGGTCCCGGCGGCTACCGGTTCACCGACTACCTCCGCGTCGGCGCTCCCCTCCAACTCCTCGTGACCGTCGTGACGACGCTCGGGCTCGCCACCTTCTGGGGACTTCAGTAA